GGGCTGCCGGTGAGGCCCACTACGCGCGGGTGGAAGTTGGCGACGAATTGCTTGATCGCCGCCGGGGTATCGCGCTCGGGATCGACGGTGATGAAGATCGGCACGACCTTGGCGGCCGCGCGCGGCGCTTCCTTGTCGAGCTGCTTCATCGCCTGGCCGATCTTGGCCATGTCGGTCGGGCAGACATCGGGGCAATAGGTGTAGCCGAAATAGACGATGCGGTATTTGCCGGCGAAATCGGTGTCGCGCACCGTCTGGCCGTCCTGGTTGGTGAGCGTGAACGGCCCGCCGATGCGGGCGCCGGCGAGCGGCGG
This genomic stretch from Sphingomonas sp. LM7 harbors:
- a CDS encoding SCO family protein, whose amino-acid sequence is MYRLFPALALTLALPLAACGGGTRSEPPLAGARIGGPFTLTNQDGQTVRDTDFAGKYRIVYFGYTYCPDVCPTDMAKIGQAMKQLDKEAPRAAAKVVPIFITVDPERDTPAAIKQFVANFHPRVVGLTGSPAAIAAVAKSYAVYFKKQPPGPGGGYMVDHLAVAFLMGPNGEPIASLPIDKDGPAIAEQVKHWVQ